GCAAAACCCCCTCCCTCTCTCCTATCCTTATGTAGGCGTAGGATAGGTGGGCTTCCACCTTCCTCTTGTCGGCTGTCGGCAGCTCAGCCCTCGCCATCGGCCTTATGGCCAGGCTCTCTGTCAGCTGCGGAGGCAAGGCTGTGTAGTAAGCGCCCGTATCAACTAGAAAGTTCACCTCCTCAACCCTCGCCTTCTCGGGCGATCAGACGAAGCCCTTCACCCTCACGTAACCCATTTGACCACCGAACTTTATCGATGCATCAACATATAAGTTGATCGGATTGGGGAGGGAGATGCTTTAACTTTGGAGGGCGTGGGGCTCAGCTCCGACAATACGAATTAGCATCAACCTTAGTGAAACCCGGAACAGCCGCGCGAGACGTAATCCTACTTCCACCGTACTGGGTACAGAACTCTCTATTTTTAAGACCAAGGAATGGTAGCAAGATACTACATAATGATTAGGCGTCTGTATGAACTTCTCTTTAGTTTTTCCTTCGAAGAACAACTGTCGAAGGGCGTGATTCACCATGGGCGTGGTGGTCCTGGAGCACGGGTTTCAGGGTTGACCCAGCGATGGGGGC
Above is a genomic segment from Thermofilaceae archaeon containing:
- a CDS encoding aspartyl protease family protein — encoded protein: MNFLVDTGAYYTALPPQLTESLAIRPMARAELPTADKRKVEAHLSYAYIRIGEREGVLPVAIMEALEPTLGVTAMEGLGIKVDPTTGRIEYTRPYGLAIL